A single genomic interval of Oncorhynchus mykiss isolate Arlee chromosome 13, USDA_OmykA_1.1, whole genome shotgun sequence harbors:
- the LOC118936370 gene encoding metalloproteinase inhibitor 2-like — translation MTWSVSSCFITLVVLFLWRIEDIAEACKCAPVHLQQAFCNADVVIRAKVVGVEVVSGNTKYDIQQIKMFKGPDRVIHAIFTSSSSASCGVTLEINKEYLFTGSLNTDGRMHIVTCDFIQYWDDLNGTQKKSLTQRYRTGCACTIIRCSSLPCPVSAPDECLWTDWLLNDGQSGPQAKYSACLMNFDGSCAWYRGMAPSKK, via the exons ATGACTTGGTCTGTAAGCAGTTGTTTCATCACTCTGGTCGTTTTGTTCCTTTGGCGGATCGAAGACATTGCAGAAGCTTGCAAATGCGCTCCTGTGCATCTTCAACAGGCTTTTTGCAACGCAGACGTCG TGATCAGGGCAAAGGTGGTTGGTGTGGAAGTTGTGTCTGGTAACACCAAGTATGACATCCAACAGATCAAG ATGTTCAAAGGTCCTGATCGGGTTATCCACGCCATCTTCACTTCATCCTCCTCAGCCTCGTGTGGCGTGACCCTGGAAATCAACAAGGAGTATCTCTTCACAG GCAGCCTAAATACTGATGGGAGGATGCATATAGTCACGTGTGACTTTATTCAGTACTGGGACGACTTGAATGGCACACAAAAGAAGAGCTTGACTCAACGCTACCGAACCGGCTGTGCTTGCACG ATCATCCGCTGCTCTTCCCTCCCCTGTCCCGTCAGCGCCCCAGATGAGTGCCTTTGGACAGACTGGTTGTTGAACGATGGCCAAAGCGGACCCCAGGCCAAGTACTCTGCCTGTCTCATGAATTTTGATGGGTCCTGTGCCTGGTACAGGGGGATGGCTCCATCCAAGAAGTAG
- the LOC118938346 gene encoding metalloproteinase inhibitor 2-like has translation MTRYVSSCFITLVVLFLWRVEDIADACRCLPQHPQQAFCNAEIVIRAKVVGKRAVSNAIKYDIEQIKMFKGCDQVIHAIFTYTTSCSVTLEINKEYLFTGKLKTGRMSITLCGYNPPWEDLSAAQKNSLTHRYQSGCDCKIIHCTSLPCPISTSDTCLWTYLGTDNGQNLACIKRQDGSCAWYKGIGLPKK, from the exons ATGACTCGGTATGTAAGCAGCTGTTTCATTACTCTGGTCGTTCTGTTCCTTTGGCGGGTCGAAGACATCGCAGACGCTTGCAGATGCCTCCCTCAGCATCCTCAACAGGCTTTTTGCAATGCAGAAATCG TGATCAGGGCGAAGGTGGTTGGAAAGAGAGCGGTGTCTAACGCCATCAAGTATGACATCGAACAGATCAAG ATGTTCAAAGGTTGTGACCAGGTTATCCACGCCATCTTCACTTACACCACTTCGTGCAGCGTGACTCTAGAAATCAACAAGGAGTATCTCTTCACAG GCAAGCTGAAGACTGGAAGGATGTCTATAACACTGTGTGGCTATAATCCACCCTGGGAGGACTTGAGTGCTGCACAAAAGAACAGCTTGACTCACCGCTACCAAAGCGGCTGTGattgcaag ATCATCCACTGCActtccctcccctgtccaatcAGCACCTCGGATACATGCCTGTGGACATACTTGGGAACCGACAATGGCCAAAACCTTGCCTGTATCAAGAGGCAAGATGGGTCCTGTGCCTGGTACAAGGGGATAGGACTACCCAAGAAGTAG